Part of the Aquimarina sp. MAR_2010_214 genome is shown below.
GCACCGTGTAAATCACCAGATGCTTCTCCTGCGATGAGGTAGTATTTCATGTTTTTTAATTTTCTAAAAGGCAGACAAAATATCGAATACTAACATTTGTTTTATCGATTTTATCTAAAAAATATGATATTAATGTTTTTAAGGTCATCCAAATTTACTAATTGCAATACAAATAGCCGCAATAAGCGTAGCAAGAAGCACGCCACGAGCTCGATATATATTATTTTTTCTTAAAAAAAGAAAGAAAACAATTAAATTAGGCATCGCTCCTAAAGCAATTAAGCTTCCTAAAGAATCATTTTCTGCAGAAGCTTTTATCATTTCAGCAAATGATAATTCCTGAGAACTTAGTGCAGAAAAAATAAATACACATAAGATAAATCCTATAGCATTCACAAATAAGCCGATTGTAAAACCAATAAAAATCTCTTTTTTAATCATGTAATGACCAATTGTTTAGTTCTTGTATAAAGTGATGAGCAGTAAGATCAAATTGAGTAGGTACTATTGAGATGTAGCCATGATGTAATGCCCATTCATCAGTATCCTCACCTTTATCCTCGTTAATAAATTCACCAGAAAGCCAATAATATTCTCTCCCCATGGGATTTATTCTCTTATCAAATTCTTCTACCCAATGGGCATTGGCTTGACGACAAATTTTCACACCTTTTATATCTTGTTCGTTTAATTTTGGAATATTTACATTAAGAACAACTCCTTTTGGTAATCCGTTTTTGAGGACATTTTCTACAATAACTTTCACATATTTCTTCGAAGGCTCAAAATTGGCATCCATACTGTAATCCAGTAATGAAAAACCAATGGCAGGAATTCCTTCAATACCAGCTTCAACAGCAGCACTCATTGTACCCGAGTAGATCACATTAATTGCAGAGTTTGAACCGTGATTAATCCCGCTTACACATAAATCAGGCTTCCTGTCAAGAATTTCCCGAGAAGCCATTTTCACGCAATCTACAGGTGTTCCAGAACAACTATATTCTTTTTGTGGAGCTTTTTCATTAATAACAACAGGGTCACAATAGAGCGTGCTATTAATTGTTATGGCGTGACCCATTCCACTTTGTGGACTATCTGGGGCAACTACCACAACATCACCAATTTCATTCATAACATCTATAAGCGCACGTATTCCTGGGGCAGTAACTCCATCGTCATTAGTGACTAAAATCAGTGGTCTTTTTTGCGGCATAGCTTAAAATTTTACGATTGTAAAAATACACTTTTTTTATACGAAATAAGAATTCCTAAAAAGTCAATATCTACTAAAATGGTAATGATAAATATTTCATTAAAAAATTATAAAACTATAAATACGAACAGATGAGATTTTATGAGAATAAAGAGTAAGAAATAATATTAGCTCATTTAAGAAAAATTTAGTATTATTACGTGTTATTGGCACGATTTTTAATGTATTTTGCCTTGAATCCCTAAATTAAATGAGCGTATGAAAAAGAGTTTTTTGATTTTGATGCTTACCGTTATCGTTTCGGCGGCTTCTTGTAGTTTTACCACAAAGGTTGAAAATGATCCGGATAAAGATAAATTACTAATTGATTTAATAAGTTATGTCTTAGGTAAAGGGCATTATGATGCAAAGGATATAAATGATGATTTTTCTAAAGAAGTTTTCTCAGATTATGTTGATGCTTTAGATCCCCTGAAACGATATTTTTATAAAAGAGATATTGAAGAGTTTAGAAAGTTTGAAAAACTAATTGATGATGAGATTAGAAATAAAGAAATTACTTTCTTTAATCTAACTTATGATCGTTTGCAACAACGAATGGCAGAGGCAAGAACGTTGCATAAAGAAATTTTAGAACAACCCTTTAACTTTGAAAAAGACGAAAGTATTGATACAAATTACGAAGATTTATCTTATGTAGAGAGTAAAAGTGAGATGAAAGATCGTTGGAGAATGCAACTTAAATTTAATGCATTATCCAGTTATTATGATAAAGTTGAAGAACAAATAGATTCTGTTACTAAAAACAGTAATTATAACCGTAAAACTTCGATTGTTTTAGAAAAAGAATCTCGTGAAATCACAAAAACTTCATTAAAAGAATATTTTGAATTTGCCGATGATTTAGAACGAAAAGATTGGTTCTCTATATATATAAATTCTATCGTAGAAGAATTTGATCCTCATACTTATTATTTTGCTCCTCAAGATAAAGATAGATTTGACATTCAAATGTCAGGAAAGTTAGAAGGAATCGGAGCCAGATTACAAAAGAAAAATGATAATGTAAAAATAATAGAAGTTATTTCTGGAGGTCCTGCATGGAGAGGTAATGAAGTAGAAGTGGGAGATCTTATCATGAAGGTGAAACAAGAAGATGAAGAAGAACCTGTAAGTATTGTTGGAATGCGTCTTGATGATGCTGTAAGTTTAATTAAGGGACCTAAAGGTACCAAAGTAATGCTAACAGTAAAAAAAGTTGATGGGACTATCGAGATTATAGAAATTATCAGAGATGTAGTAGAGCTTGAGGAAACATACGCAAAATCATCTGTGGTTAAAAAGAATGACAAAACTTTTGGTATTGTTAATCTACCTAAGTTCTATTTCAATATGCAAGATTACAATCAACGTAATGCTGCTAAAGATGTAAAACAAGAAATTATTCGTCTTAAAGAACAAGATATGGATGGCTTGGTTATTGATTTACGAGATAATGGAGGTGGTTCTTTGCAAACTGTAGTAGATATTGCAGGACTATTTATTGAAAAGGGACCAATAGTTCAAGTTAGAACAAAAGGAGAATCTCCAGAAGTTTTAAGCGATAAAGACAGAAATATACTTTGGGATGGCCCATTAGTTATATTAGTAAATGAATTGTCTGCTTCTGCTTCAGAAATTTTGGCTGCGGCAATGCAAGACTATAAAAGAGCAATCATTATAGGAAGTAAACAAACCTATGGTAAAGGAACGGTTCAAAATGTTATGGATCTTAATAGGTGGATGCGTAGTAATGATTTTGGAGACCTGGGGGCCTTAAAGCTTACTACTCAAAAATTTTATAGAGTTAATGGAGGTTCTACGCAGTTAGAAGGAGTAAAAAGTGATGTTGTAGTTCCAGATCGTTATAGTTATATTGATATTGGTGAAAAAGATCAGGAAAATCCATTACCATGGGATAAAATAGCAGCCGCTGATTATGATCTTTGGGATGGTTATATCGATTTTGATCAAACAATCAATAATAGTAAAGAAAGAATGTCTAAAAATGATCAATTAAAACTAATTGAAGAAAATGCAAAATGGGTTAGACAAAAAAGAGATATAAACAGGTACTCTTTACAGTTTAGTAAGTATAAGTTAAATATATCACTTAACAAGAAACAAGCAGAACGTTTTGATGCAATAAATGATTATCAGACCAATTTGACTTTTCAGTCTTTACCTTACGAAAAGAAATTGATGAAAGAAGATTCTGTTTTAACAGAGAAAAGAAAAAGATGGCATGAAAGTCTTAGTAAAGATGTTTACGTAGAAGAGGCGATTAGTGTTCTGGAAGATTTGAAGATCAATAATATTCGAAGATCTAAAAATCCACTTACTACGGTAAAGAATTAATAGATATTAATGCTCAAAGCAAAATCAAACTCTTTAAGTATATTAGCGCTCCAAAAATTCAAAAAGAATTTTTGGGGCGTTTTGAGTTTTTATTTTATTGTTTTTTGTGCAATTATAGCAGTTTTTGCTTATGTATTGGCTCCAGATGACTCTCAGAATGCAAATCAGATGCACTTATCTATTCATTCAAAACCTCCTGGATTTGAAGTTCAAATGCTTACTATTCCTTCTCAGGATGAGTCTGATCAGTCTCTTTTAAACAAAATATTTTTTGGAGAAAAAAATACAAATACAGAGATTCCAATTGATCGATATACTGTACAAAATAATACATTAGAAATTTCCCCTTACAGCGAAGGGGAGGTCATAGAGTTATCAAAAAAAATCAAATTTGAACGCTTTCCTAAGGGCTTAACATCTGAAGAAATAACGAATACCTATATAAAAACACAAACTTTTATTCTAGGTACCGATAAATACGGAAGAGATCTGTTAAGTAGAATGCTGATTGGTATAAGGATTTCATTTTCTATAGGCTTTGTGGCGGTATTAATTTCCTTGATTTTAGGAATATCATTAGGGGCAATCGCAGGATATTTTGGAGGTAAGGTAGATGCTATGATTATGTGGTTAATAAATGTAACCTGGTCAATACCTACTTTGTTGTTGGTTATTGCTATCACTTTGGCCTTAGGAAAAGGTTTTTGGCAGGTTTTTATCGCAGTTGGATTAACAATGTGGGTAGAAGTGGCTCGTGTGGTTAGAGGACAGGTATTAAGTGTAAAACAAATGCAATATGTGACTGCTGCAAAAGCATTAGGTTTTACCAATTTTAGAATTATTACAAAACATATATTGCCCAATAGTTTAGCACCTGTAATTGTAATTTCTGCAGCCAACTTTGCAGGAGCCATTCTTATCGAAAGTGGCTTGAGTTTTCTGGGAATAGGAGCACAACCACCAATGCCAAGCTGGGGAGCGATGATTAAAGATCATTATTCTTATATTATCTTAGGTAAAGCATATCTTGCAATTATACCTGGCTTAGGGATTATGAGTCTGGTAATGGCATTTATGTTAATAGGTAATGCATTGCGAGATGCTTTGGATGTGAAAGGGTAGAACGAAATTCCCTTTTAGATTTAATAAATACAAAAAAACGACCTTTTACATAGGAAAAGGCCGTTTTTGGTTCAAAATTATATTTATTAGTTTAGAAACAGACGCAATACCCATTTCTATATAACCCACCACTATGAGGGCCTACACCACATTGCCATTGTGCAGTTCCGCAACACTCTGGATCACTACTGGGGTAGCATCGTATTAGAACAGGAACTCTACCACCAGAGATTGATTTTTGATCTTTTTTTTCAATTTTCTGGGCATCTTTTAAACTTAAAATTTTCTTCAACATTTCTTTTGGTTTTAAGATTATGATTCAACTAATAATTTTAGAAAGGGGAACAGTATCTTCCATCACGATATTCACATCGATCAATGATACATGTACAATATGAAGGGCAGTATACCAGACAGATTGGACCATTACCAATAATAGTACCTTGATCTTTTTTTGAAAGTATCTTGACTCCGTTCAAATTTTTAATTTCTTTCATGATTTTGGGTTTTAAGATTATATATTCTTGTTTATTCAGTTTCAAGAGGTTCCTGAACTTCAGAAATAGTATCTTCATGATTTTCTGTCATCATACTCATGAAGTAGAAAAATTCATTATAATTATACTTTTTAGGATATAGTGTATTATTAATAAGCGATGCAGGAGTGTAGTAGAGGTTATTTTCTTTAGCCCATTCAGATTGTTTTTTCAAAACTTCAAGATGATTTTGATTATCTTGTGGTATACCATACTCTTTTATCCATTTGCTATGAGTTCTGTCTGCAAACCATTTGTTATAAGCAATAATAAATTCATCAGGACCTTTACTGTCGTATATTTCTAAAAGAATAAGAGCTATTTGTGTAGCCTTATCGCTTGTGTCTTCTGTTTTAACATTTAAACGAATGCTAATTTGAAGTTTATCTCCCATAGCTTTTAAGACACGCGTGTATGCCTCAAAAGCATCTTTGCAATATCCACACATAGGATTGGTAAGGCTAATAATTTTAAAACTTGCATTAGGATTACCTAAAATAATTTCATTCGGAATTGTGGTATTATCTTCAATTTTTTCTGAAATACTAAGCAAATGATTATAAATCTGTCCATCTCTTTTGAAATGATTTAATTTAAAGTTTTCTGCTTTAAATTTTTTATTTTCTTCTACTTTTTCTTTAGTATATAAATAGGCTAAAGCAAATAAGGAGGAGAGCATTATAAAGCTTATGCCAGCTGAAATATCAATATTAAATGGAGTATTAAGTACAGCTATGATTGCTAGCCCAATAGATATAGAACCCATTGCTAAACATACAGCACACCATTTTTTTACAATTAATGCTTGAGAATATATAGAATATAGAATAAAAGGAATGCCAATTAATGACGGGATGAATAATATACTATTGAAACCGTATAATAATTGATATAATGAAATAGAACCAAAGAAAACTATACCTGCATCAGCTAAAGAAAAATTCTTAAAAAGTTTACCGCTATTATTGTTTATAACTTCTCCACAGTTCGTATTTCCTACCGATGTACAAAACTGGTGCATAGCCTGTGACTGGATTCCTAAACTTTCTCGTACAGCAAAAAAACTGAAAACAACACCTGTAAATGATAATAGTAAAAAGAAGATTTGATTAATATTCCAAGATCTTCCGTAAAAAGCAAAAATTAAACTAGCTACTAATCCAACAAATAGTAAGTTTTGGATAAGAGACTGATTAGAAATAAGTTTTTGTTTTGCATTATACTCAACTGCAATCACCTTGGGAATCCAAATCTCTTTAAATTCGTTAAAAGTAAATTTGTTTTTCTTTAAACTGGTGTGTTTAAGTTCGATGCTATCATTTTTTTTGATTACCGTAACGATTTCCTCAGCGTTTTCTAATGTTATTAATGAAATAAAACTTTTTGGAAGTTGATCCAAAGCATCCATAGGGATCTCTACAGCAATATTGTCAATATCAAAATAATCTAAAGTATCTGTAATTGATTGAAAACTAGGATAACTGGGGTGGATTTGTAATTGTAATTCCAAATCCTTTTTGGTATAGTTCCCAATTCTGTTTTGAATTAAAACACTTTCTACAATTTTTTCAATAGTATTATTCATGTATGTCAGGCTTAATGTTGCTATACTATGTAGTATTTTCATTCTTAATGACAGAAATACTACAAGTCATCTAGTTTAAGAAAATTATTTTCTCTAAAGTAAAGATTTTATTGTGTAAAGGAAGGGGTGATAGACTCAAAAAAGATGCGGATAAACCATAGGTTTGCTACTTTTTTATGATATTTTTTTGATTTAAAAAACTGATAATCATGTGTTTGTGTTTATTTGTGTGTTGACTAGAAACGAATAGATAAAGATTGTTAATTTTTTGTAAAGTTTAAAAACCGACCTTTTTTAGAATTGAGTGAAATATTAAAATAAAACTGATATATAGTCTGTCTTTTAAAAATAAAGATGATTTCATAATTCAACTTTTTAGCATAATCATTTTACTATTTTTGTCATTCTAAAAAATGAAAAATGAAAAGAAAGTATATCTATCCAATGTTGATTATTATCGTTACTATTGGATTTTATTATTTCGAGGGATATATAGATAATAAGGTAGACTTTAGTAGTGAGAAAGCAAATAATACATCAGAGTACAGCTTTTATTACCTGCCTACATCTACTACAGGAGCTATAATAGTTCATGATTTTTATGCACTATCGTATTCTGAAAAACACGAGCAAGCAGAGTGGGTAGCTTATGAATTAAAAAAAGAGCATCTATCTAAAAATGAATTTAAACGACCTTTTTTTGAAGAAGATAGAAAAGTAAAATCATTATCGGCCGATTGGCGTAATTATAAAAATTCTGGTTTTGATAGAGGTCATTTATGTCCTGCTGGAGATAGAAGATTTACATATGAAGCCTTTGAAGAAACATTTTTCACTTCGAATGTTGCACCTCAAAACCATGAATTTAATAGTGGTATTTGGAATCGTTTAGAGCAAAAAGTAAGATATTGGGCCAAAATATATGATGGGGTATATATAGTAACCGGAGGTGTATTAGTTGATGATCTTTCAACAATTGGTTATGAGCATATTTCTATCCCCAAACACTTTTATAAAATTATCCTTGATAATACTGGAGCAAAACCAAAAATAATTGCTTTTTTAATCCCACATAAGGATGTTAAAACACCTTTGAAAGAATTTGTTGTATCTGTAGACAAAATCGAAAAACTAACAGGGATTGATTTTTTTGAAACATTAGACGATAAAATTGAAAATCAATTAGAAAGTTCTTCAACGGTAGAAGAATGGAAATTTTGATTACCACTCATTCACTCGATTTGAATCTAATTTTATAAAAATAAAAAGTAAAATGGTGAACCCCCATAAACTTGAACCTCCATAACTAAAAAAAGGCAAAGGAATACCAATGGTGGGCATTAATCCTGTTACCATGCCAATGTTTATAGTAAAATGAATGAATAAAATACCTACAACACTATAACCATATACACGGCTAAATTGAGATTTTTGCCTTTCTGCGAGGTGAATAAGTCGAATTAATAATAAAACAAAGAGAATTATAATCATAGTTGCACCCAGAAATCCCCATTCTTCACCAACAGTACTAAATATATAATCGGTGCGTTGTTCTGGAACAAAACCTCCTTTGGTTTGTGTTCCTTCTTTAAACCCTTTACCAATCCAGCCACCGCTACCAATAGCAATCTGACTTTGGTTGGTGTTGTAGCCAATACCTTTTGAATCTACTTCCTTGCCTAAAACAATATTGAATCTATCTCTATGCCTTTGTTCAAATACATGATTGAAGATATAATTAACCGAAAAACAGAATCCAGCGACTACCATAATAGTAAGAAGGTATCTTGAGTATTTTGGTTTTCGTTTTCTATTTCTGATAAGTATAAAGAGCATAACAGCTGCAACCGCTAGAACTACCCATATTGGATTAAAAAGTAACGTAAGGATAAATAATCCTGCAGCAGAAGCTCCTACAATTAGATATATAGTAGCTAGACCTTCTCTGTACAATGGAAAGAAAAAGGCAGCATAAACCAATGCACTCCCTGGATCAGGTTGAGGTATAATAAATACAGCTGGTATTGCAATAATCAAAAAAGCTCTAACCTGATAACCAAGAACTTTTATATTGGTTTGCATATCGCTTAAGAATTTGGCTAGGGCTAGTGCAGTGCATGCTTTTGCAAATTCTGAAGGTTGTAATCCGGCAGGACCAATCTGATACCAAGATGTTGCACCATTAACATTTTTTCCGAATACAAAAAGACCTAATAAAGATAGTAATGATATTACATAAATTAATCCTGCAAAGCGTTCATAAAATTTTGCTTCTATAGCCTGAGTAATAATAATCAAGATTATACTGAATAGAATCCAATAGGCCTGTCTAACATATGCTTGTGAGAAGTCTGTTAATGAGAAGGCTTCATTTTCAGAAGAGGCTGAGTATATATTTACCCATCCAAAACTAACAAGTAATAGAAATAATAAGACTGTTATCCAATCGATTGCTGCTACACTGGATCTTGCCATTATTGATTAATTTTAAAAGGTTTGCCACTGTAGGGTTTGGCATATTCTTCTTCGAGACTGTGTGTAAGGATCCAATCTTCTAAATCTGTTCTAGAGATGACCCCGTTTATATGTTGTTCTATCATTAGGGAAGCAATTTTTCCAGCATAACGAGCACCCCAATATCCGTTTTCAACAAATACTGCTATTGCTATTTTAGGATTATCTTTTGGTGCAAACGCTACAAATACAGAGTGATCGGTGAGCTGAGTCTTTTTACCATCAATTTTGGTGAAGTTTTCTGCTGTTCCTGTTTTTCCACAAATCTCAATACCTTTAACCAGCAAGGATCTTGCAGTACCTTGAGTATATACCTGATACATTCCTTCTATTACAGGCTCAAAATGTTCTTTGTCAATTGTTGTAACTTTAGGAATAGTATAGTTTTCATTTTCTATAGGTTTGGTATCTATTGCTTTTATAATATGAGGGGTGAAATAATGTCCTCTATTTGCAATTGCTGCGGTCATATTCGCTAATTGAATAGGAGTAGAGAGTACTTCTCCCTGTCCTATAGCATTAGATAATGTCGCTGATGCATACCATTTATAAGTTGGGTATTGATAAATTTTATTGTAATATTCTGCCGTTGGTACTTTTCCTTTTTTACCCGTTGGTAAATCATAACCCAAATAATTTCCTAAACCAAAGCTTTCAACATGTTTTCTCCAGATTTCCATTCCTTCTTGTGGAGTATCATATTTCTCAATAATTCTTCTGTATACAGTAGCAAAATAGGCGTTACAGGAGTTTGCAATACCTGGAATCATATTTAATGGACTTCTATGAGAATGACAACCCAATTTTCTTCCATTTTTTCCATAATAATACCCCATTCTACAAGAAATACTTTCCTGAGTATCAATTACCTCTTCCTGTAATGCGATTAATGCATTAACGGTTTTAAACGGTGATCCCGGAGGGTATTCTGCTTTTAAACCTCTATCATATAATGGTATTGCTATAGTGTCATAAACTAATTTGGTGAAATTTGGAGACCGTTTTCTTCCTACTAATAATTCTGGTTTGTATGTCGGGGCCGTCACCAAAGCCAAAATTTCTCCTGTAGAAGGCTC
Proteins encoded:
- the mrdA gene encoding penicillin-binding protein 2; the protein is MRKLLLYLIIITTGIVFVARLFYLQIYNTSFASLSEDNAIKVIYDYPQRGAIYDRNGRLLVTNQPSYDVMVIPRELKPFDTLEFCSILNISKDKLIRRLKKARIYSPRVPSIVIPQLTKNEYAYLQEKMRKFEGFYIQKRSLRDYQTVNAANVLGYIGEVNEGLIKEDPYYLSGDLIGIDGVEKQYENELRGIKGVKRIQKDRFNRDIGPYKNGKFDTLPVNGKDLTLTLDSKLQAYGQRLMQNKRGGIVALEPSTGEILALVTAPTYKPELLVGRKRSPNFTKLVYDTIAIPLYDRGLKAEYPPGSPFKTVNALIALQEEVIDTQESISCRMGYYYGKNGRKLGCHSHRSPLNMIPGIANSCNAYFATVYRRIIEKYDTPQEGMEIWRKHVESFGLGNYLGYDLPTGKKGKVPTAEYYNKIYQYPTYKWYASATLSNAIGQGEVLSTPIQLANMTAAIANRGHYFTPHIIKAIDTKPIENENYTIPKVTTIDKEHFEPVIEGMYQVYTQGTARSLLVKGIEICGKTGTAENFTKIDGKKTQLTDHSVFVAFAPKDNPKIAIAVFVENGYWGARYAGKIASLMIEQHINGVISRTDLEDWILTHSLEEEYAKPYSGKPFKINQ
- a CDS encoding DNA/RNA non-specific endonuclease; its protein translation is MKRKYIYPMLIIIVTIGFYYFEGYIDNKVDFSSEKANNTSEYSFYYLPTSTTGAIIVHDFYALSYSEKHEQAEWVAYELKKEHLSKNEFKRPFFEEDRKVKSLSADWRNYKNSGFDRGHLCPAGDRRFTYEAFEETFFTSNVAPQNHEFNSGIWNRLEQKVRYWAKIYDGVYIVTGGVLVDDLSTIGYEHISIPKHFYKIILDNTGAKPKIIAFLIPHKDVKTPLKEFVVSVDKIEKLTGIDFFETLDDKIENQLESSSTVEEWKF
- the surE gene encoding 5'/3'-nucleotidase SurE, with the translated sequence MPQKRPLILVTNDDGVTAPGIRALIDVMNEIGDVVVVAPDSPQSGMGHAITINSTLYCDPVVINEKAPQKEYSCSGTPVDCVKMASREILDRKPDLCVSGINHGSNSAINVIYSGTMSAAVEAGIEGIPAIGFSLLDYSMDANFEPSKKYVKVIVENVLKNGLPKGVVLNVNIPKLNEQDIKGVKICRQANAHWVEEFDKRINPMGREYYWLSGEFINEDKGEDTDEWALHHGYISIVPTQFDLTAHHFIQELNNWSLHD
- a CDS encoding vitamin K epoxide reductase family protein; amino-acid sequence: MNNTIEKIVESVLIQNRIGNYTKKDLELQLQIHPSYPSFQSITDTLDYFDIDNIAVEIPMDALDQLPKSFISLITLENAEEIVTVIKKNDSIELKHTSLKKNKFTFNEFKEIWIPKVIAVEYNAKQKLISNQSLIQNLLFVGLVASLIFAFYGRSWNINQIFFLLLSFTGVVFSFFAVRESLGIQSQAMHQFCTSVGNTNCGEVINNNSGKLFKNFSLADAGIVFFGSISLYQLLYGFNSILFIPSLIGIPFILYSIYSQALIVKKWCAVCLAMGSISIGLAIIAVLNTPFNIDISAGISFIMLSSLFALAYLYTKEKVEENKKFKAENFKLNHFKRDGQIYNHLLSISEKIEDNTTIPNEIILGNPNASFKIISLTNPMCGYCKDAFEAYTRVLKAMGDKLQISIRLNVKTEDTSDKATQIALILLEIYDSKGPDEFIIAYNKWFADRTHSKWIKEYGIPQDNQNHLEVLKKQSEWAKENNLYYTPASLINNTLYPKKYNYNEFFYFMSMMTENHEDTISEVQEPLETE
- a CDS encoding carboxy terminal-processing peptidase, translating into MKKSFLILMLTVIVSAASCSFTTKVENDPDKDKLLIDLISYVLGKGHYDAKDINDDFSKEVFSDYVDALDPLKRYFYKRDIEEFRKFEKLIDDEIRNKEITFFNLTYDRLQQRMAEARTLHKEILEQPFNFEKDESIDTNYEDLSYVESKSEMKDRWRMQLKFNALSSYYDKVEEQIDSVTKNSNYNRKTSIVLEKESREITKTSLKEYFEFADDLERKDWFSIYINSIVEEFDPHTYYFAPQDKDRFDIQMSGKLEGIGARLQKKNDNVKIIEVISGGPAWRGNEVEVGDLIMKVKQEDEEEPVSIVGMRLDDAVSLIKGPKGTKVMLTVKKVDGTIEIIEIIRDVVELEETYAKSSVVKKNDKTFGIVNLPKFYFNMQDYNQRNAAKDVKQEIIRLKEQDMDGLVIDLRDNGGGSLQTVVDIAGLFIEKGPIVQVRTKGESPEVLSDKDRNILWDGPLVILVNELSASASEILAAAMQDYKRAIIIGSKQTYGKGTVQNVMDLNRWMRSNDFGDLGALKLTTQKFYRVNGGSTQLEGVKSDVVVPDRYSYIDIGEKDQENPLPWDKIAAADYDLWDGYIDFDQTINNSKERMSKNDQLKLIEENAKWVRQKRDINRYSLQFSKYKLNISLNKKQAERFDAINDYQTNLTFQSLPYEKKLMKEDSVLTEKRKRWHESLSKDVYVEEAISVLEDLKINNIRRSKNPLTTVKN
- the rodA gene encoding rod shape-determining protein RodA codes for the protein MARSSVAAIDWITVLLFLLLVSFGWVNIYSASSENEAFSLTDFSQAYVRQAYWILFSIILIIITQAIEAKFYERFAGLIYVISLLSLLGLFVFGKNVNGATSWYQIGPAGLQPSEFAKACTALALAKFLSDMQTNIKVLGYQVRAFLIIAIPAVFIIPQPDPGSALVYAAFFFPLYREGLATIYLIVGASAAGLFILTLLFNPIWVVLAVAAVMLFILIRNRKRKPKYSRYLLTIMVVAGFCFSVNYIFNHVFEQRHRDRFNIVLGKEVDSKGIGYNTNQSQIAIGSGGWIGKGFKEGTQTKGGFVPEQRTDYIFSTVGEEWGFLGATMIIILFVLLLIRLIHLAERQKSQFSRVYGYSVVGILFIHFTINIGMVTGLMPTIGIPLPFFSYGGSSLWGFTILLFIFIKLDSNRVNEW
- a CDS encoding ABC transporter permease encodes the protein MLKAKSNSLSILALQKFKKNFWGVLSFYFIVFCAIIAVFAYVLAPDDSQNANQMHLSIHSKPPGFEVQMLTIPSQDESDQSLLNKIFFGEKNTNTEIPIDRYTVQNNTLEISPYSEGEVIELSKKIKFERFPKGLTSEEITNTYIKTQTFILGTDKYGRDLLSRMLIGIRISFSIGFVAVLISLILGISLGAIAGYFGGKVDAMIMWLINVTWSIPTLLLVIAITLALGKGFWQVFIAVGLTMWVEVARVVRGQVLSVKQMQYVTAAKALGFTNFRIITKHILPNSLAPVIVISAANFAGAILIESGLSFLGIGAQPPMPSWGAMIKDHYSYIILGKAYLAIIPGLGIMSLVMAFMLIGNALRDALDVKG